Proteins found in one Coffea eugenioides isolate CCC68of chromosome 5, Ceug_1.0, whole genome shotgun sequence genomic segment:
- the LOC113770552 gene encoding homeobox-DDT domain protein RLT2 isoform X1, with amino-acid sequence MFFGKDLILMEKVEVDGGGSGGSAVAAAADAGAEGGGYDVVKKNSTPEGEPRVKRKMKTPSQLEVLEKAYSVDTYPSEAMRAELAMKLGLTDRQLQMWFCHRRLKDRKPPGEKRVKKEASPGMVGALSNGVGKELVGGYGGGMKNDQSLGLVRTALGPTEILQQHRVVHRSGTALARIGTEMPAVKRYYEPPQALSELRAIAFVEAQLGERLREDGPVLGMEFDPLPPGAFGSPIGLQKPGVGLYEAQVYETPDAKVIQGAKRTIHEYQFLPEQPSIRDDIRERALPFQYYGSSTDAQSSRTTLSAGRSFMHGTEQLTPGYSFQGKLSGGPCLSLLPQLGNQGHHLSPPSGEVDIFPQRNSVLNIDIDRPGAHLTRGLETPLIPTEKRVIHDEERLERKRKSEEARIARDVEAHEKRIRKELEKQDLLRRKRDEQLRKEMERQDKERRKEEERLLREKQREEERYQREQRREMERREKFLQKESIRAEKMRLKLEMRREKEAARLKAATERATARRIAKESVELIDDERLELLELAASSQGLPSTLALDNEALQNLESHRDSLTEFPPKTVCLKRPFGMQPWVESEESVGSILMIWRFLITFADVLGLWPFTLDEIVQAFHDYDSRLLGEIHIALLRIIIRDIEDIARTPATAVGANQNAAIPGGGHPQIVEGAYSWGFDILSWHQHLNPLTWPEILRQFALAAGFGPKLKRRNVEQSHPHDENEGKDGIDIIAGLRNGAAAENAVAKMRQRGISNLGRSRHRLTPGTVKYAAFHVLSLEGSKGLTILEAVDKIQNSGLRDLTTSKTPEASVAAALSRDTKLFERTAPSTYCVRAPYRKDPADAEAILATARERIFAYKNEFLDAEEPDEAEKEDAERDEDSESDMADDPDINDLDTERNLNKESLHSFEPSTSGVKHHSGNIKEKSHVQFTESSGSSIANTNGSFDIVQPEGMEGASGSQSAATVGIHIEAANNEDNVIDESSTVELWVQGLTEGDYSDLSVEERLDALVALIGVANEGNSIRVVLEERLEAANALKKQMWAEAQLDKRRVKEEYALKVQSSSFAGSRSEQNSSITSSDGRQNTFLNIDGRNESLSTNPKNHQMDLGDSSRIPNSSASTTAERNMMLQEFSGPDVLLQQSAYAAEKSRLEMKAYIGQKAEEIYVYKSVPLGQDRRRNRYWQFIASPSQNDPGSGRIFVELHDGRWRLIDSAEGFDGLLASLDVRGTRESHLHSMLQRIEVSFKETAKKNLCSRSTSQDADDVKEEVSEESPNSMVSDMMEPLASIRIKCESYGLDKNVTLERYRDFEKWMWDECFSIMKLRALKYGKTLRTRLLSICSHCHDLYFFENQHCPFCHKNCSILVGTFNFGEHVSYCKEKQEEVQNRTLVKLEPSSPLRIRLLKAQLASLEASLLPEAVKAFWSEDYRRSWGMKLEIASSAEDLLQILSLLENAVKRDFLVPDYETANELLGFENLKGGMVDNTPTLEMTAVLPWIPQTTSAVALRLMDLDTSICYTLQQKDDSEKVKGARHIIRIPTRNTGATNAAENVRTERPQDAGTVPEDTWDGPGAKLNSSRRAHRQVARPQRRVSESRNGSGQGTSAAKRDKFGPLLGWKGRPNGRGGRKRGRRTVRSRQNPTKKRTDIASKRASAGADIYDKTPSSYQHEWDEEGTTQIQAEVAGNESSSERSGFDDDNDLMVEDYSGCFGTKSENLAKGIDYGMGVENGNDELDDDEEDDEEEADERPGEQVVEEYFDSDSEEDANISVSGEKMGNLNKGSEFSSSDYSD; translated from the exons atgttttttgggaaagatttgattttgatggaaAAAGTGGAGGTTGATGGTGGTGGAAGTGGTGGTTCTGCTGTTGCTGCTGCGGCGGATGCTGGAGCAGAAGGTGGTGGTTATGATGTGGTGAAGAAGAACAGTACTCCAGAAGGGGAGCCTAGAGTTAAGAGGAAAATGAAGACTCCTTCTCAGTTGGAGGTTCTAGAAAAAGCTTATTCTG TGGACACGTATCCATCTGAGGCAATGAGAGCAGAGTTGGCAATGAAGTTGGGGCTCACTGATAGGCAGTTACAAATGTGGTTCTGCCACAGGAGGTTGAAGGACCGGAAACCACCAGGAGAGAAGCGGGTGAAGAAGGAGGCGTCTCCCGGAATGGTTGGAGCGTTGTCTAATGGAGTAGGGAAGGAGCTGGTGGGGGGGTATGGTGGGGGCATGAAGAATGACCAGAGTCTTGGTTTGGTTCGAACTGCATTGGGGCCTACGGAGATTTTACAGCAGCATAGAGTTGTTCATCGCAGTGGAACAGCTCTAGCAAGGATTGGAACTGAAATGCCTGCTGTAAAGAGGTATTATGAGCCTCCCCAGGCATTGTCTGAGTTGCGAGCGATTGCCTTTGTGGAAGCACAATTAGGGGAGCGATTAAGGGAGGATGGGCCTGTCCTTGGAATGGAGTTTGATCCGCTGCCACCTGGTGCATTTGGTTCTCCAATTG GCCTGCAGAAACCAGGTGTGGGGCTTTACGAGGCACAAGTATATGAGACTCCAGATGCTAAAGTAATCCAG GGTGCCAAGAGGACTATACATGAATACCAATTTCTTCCCGAGCAGCCATCTATTCGAGATGATATACGTGAAAGAGCTCTGCCATTTCAATATTATGGTTCCTCCACTGATGCTCAAAGTTCCAGGACAACATTATCTGCTGGGAGGTCTTTTATGCATGGCACTGAGCAGCTGACACCAGGATATAGTTTTCAAGGTAAATTATCAGGCGGCCCATGCCTAAGTTTACTGCCTCAGCTTGGAAATCAGGGCCATCACTTGTCTCCACCTTCAGGAGAGGTGGATATTTTCCCCCAAAGGAACAGTGTGTTGAACATCGATATTGATAGACCTGGTGCTCATTTGACAAGAGGGCTCGAAACCCCATTGATACCAACTGAAAAACGGGTCATTCATGATGAGGAGCGGTTGGAGAGGAAACGCAAG AGTGAAGAGGCAAGAATTGCGAGAGATGTTGAAGCTCATGAGAAGAGAATTAGGAAAGAACTTGAGAAGCAAGATTTATTAAGGCGAAAG AGAGATGAACAATTGAGGAAAGAGATGGAGAGGCAAGACAAGGAAAggaggaaggaagaagaaaggctATTGCGTGAAAAGCAGCGTGAGGAAGAAAGATACCAGAGGGAGCAAAGACGTGAAATGGAAAGGAGGGAGAAATTTCTACAGAAAGAATCTATAAGA GCAGAGAAAATGAGGCTTAAACTAGAAATGCGAAGAGAGAAAGAGGCTGCAAGACTGAAAGCTGCTACTGAAAGGGCTACTGCTCGCCGGATTGCTAAGGAGTCGGTGGAACTAATTGATGATGAACGTTTGGAACTTCTGGAGTTAGCCGCCTCTAGTCAGGGTTTGCCATCAACGTTGGCTCTTGACAATGAAGCTCTACAGAATCTTGAGTCACATAGAG ATAGCCTCACCGAATTCCCTCCCAAGACTGTTTGCTTGAAAAGGCCATTTGGAATGCAGCCATGGGTCGAGTCTGAGGAGAGTGTGGGCAGCATTCTAATG ATTTGGAGATTCTTAATTACTTTTGCTGATGTGCTTGGTCTCTGGCCTTTCACTTTGGACGAAATTGTTCAAGCATTCCATGATTAT GATTCAAGGTTACTGGGAGAGATACATATAGCTCTTCTGAGAATTATAATAAGAGATATTGAAGATATTGCCAGAACTCCTGCTACTGCAGTTGGAGCCAATCAAAATGCTGCTATCCCTGGAGGTGGCCATCCACAGATTGTTGAAGGG GCTTATTCTTGGGGTTTTGATATACTAAGTTGGCATCAGCACTTGAATCCATTGACATGGCCTGAAATTCTGCGGCAATTTGCTTTAGCTGCAGGTTTTGGTCCGAAATTGAAAAGGAGAAATGTTGAACAATCACATCCCCATGATGAAAATGAG GGTAAGGATGGTATAGATATCATTGCTGGCTTACGAAATGGAGCTGCCGCTGAAAATGCTGTTGCCAAAATGCGACAAAGGGGCATATCAAATCTCGGGAGATCTAGGCATCGATTGACTCCTGGAACGGTTAAATATGCAGCATTTCATGTTCTTTCACTTGAGGGAAGCAAGGGCCTTACTATACTGGAAGCCGTAGACAAGATTCAG AATTCCGGTCTTCGGGACCTAACAACAAGCAAGACTCCAGAAGCATCAGTTGCTGCTGCATTATCAAGGGACACAAAGCTTTTTGAGAGAACTGCTCCTTCAACTTATTGTGTACGTGCCCCTTACAGAAAGGACCCTGCTGATGCTGAGGCTATACTTGCTACAGCTCGGGAAAGAATATTTGCgtacaaaaatgaatttttggatGCAGAAGAACCAGACGAAGCTGAAAAGGAGGATGCTGAAAGAGATGAAGACTCTGAAAGTGATATGGCTGATGATCCTGATATTAATGATTTAGATACTGAAAGAAATCTAAACAAGGAATCTCTTCATTCTTTTGAACCAAGCACTTCTGGTGTCAAACATCACTCTGGTAACATAAAAGAAAAATCGCACGTTCAGTTTACAGAAAGTTCAGGAAGTAGCATTGCAAATACAAATGGAAGTTTTGATATTGTTCAACCTGAAGGCATGGAGGGAGCATCTGGTAGTCAGTCTGCTGCTACTGTTGGAATTCATATAGAGGCAGCTAACAATGAAGATAATGTGATTGATGAGAGCAGCACTGTTGAATTATGGGTTCAAGGACTAACAGAGGGTGATTATTCCGATCTAAGTGTTGAAGAGCGCCTTGATGCCCTTGTTGCTTTAATTGGTGTTGCAAATGAAGGAAATTCTATTCGTGTTGTATTGGAG GAGCGCTTGGAAGCTGCAAATGCATTGAAGAAGCAGATGTGGGCAGAGGCACAGCTTGATAAGCGTCGTGTTAAAGAGGAGTACGCACTGAAGGTGCAGAGTTCATCATTTGCAGGGAGCAGATCTGAGCAAAACTCTTCAATTACTTCTTCAGATGGTAGGCAAAATACTTTTCTTAATATTGATGGGAGAAATGAATCGCTCTCGACAAACCCCAAAAATCACCAGATGGATTTGGGTGATTCATCTAGAATCCCAAATTCTTCTGCCAGTACTACAGCTGAAAGAAACATGATGTTGCAAGAATTTTCTGGCCCTGATGTCCTGCTTCAGCAATCTGCATATGCTGCTGAGAAATCTCGGTTGGAGATGAAAGCTTATATTGGCCAAAAGGCAGAGGAAATATATGTGTACAAGTCGGTGCCCCTAGGACAAGATCGAAGACGCAATAGATATTGGCAGTTCATTGCATCTCCTTCTCAAAATGACCCTGGCTCTGGCAGGATCTTTGTTGAGTTACATGATGGTCGATGGAGGCTCATTGATTCTGCAGAG GGTTTTGATGGTCTTCTTGCATCTTTGGATGTGCGTGGAACAAGAGAATCTCATTTGCATTCAATGCTGCAAAGAATTGAAGTTTCTTTCAAGGAAACGGCTAAGAAGAACTTGTGTTCACGCTCTACAAGCCAAGATGCTGATGATGTGAAAGAGGAAGTTTCTGAAGAGAGCCCTAATAGCATGGTATCTGATATGATGGAACCATTGGCATCTATTCGTATCAAATGTGAGAGCTATGGATTGGACAAAAATGTGACCTTGGAGAGATATCGAGATTTTGAGAAATGGATGTGGGATGAGTGCTTTAGTATCATGAAATTGCGTGCTTTGAAGTATGGGAAGACACTAAGGACTCGGCTGCTGAGCATTTGTAGCCACTGCCATGATCTGTACTTTTTTGAGAACCAGCACTGTCCCTTTTGCCATAAGAACTGCAGCATTTTAGTCGGAACATTCAACTTCGGAGAACACGTTTCTTATTGCAAAGAGAAGCAAGAGGAAGTGCAGAACAGGACATTGGTGAAATTGGAGCCTTCATCTCCCTTGAGGATTAGATTGTTAAAAGCACAATTAGCTTCTCTGGAG GCCTCTCTTCTACCGGAAGCTGTCAAAGCATTTTGGTCAGAAGACTATCGAAGATCCTGGGGTATGAAGCTGGAAATTGCATCATCTGCTGAAGACCTTCTTcag ATCCTGTCTTTATTGGAGAATGCCGTAAAGAGAGATTTCCTGGTGCCAGATTATGAGACCGCCAATGAATTGTTGGGTTTCGAAAATCTAAAAGGAGGCATGGTTGATAACACCCCCACCCTTGAGATGACTGCAGTACTTCCTTGGATACCTCAAACAACGTCTGCCGTGGCTCTTAGGCTTATGGATCTTGATACATCAATTTGCTACACCCTGCAGCAGAAGGATGATTCCGAAAAGGTTAAGGGAGCCAGACATATCATT AGAATTCCAACAAGAAATACTGGTGCAACCAATGCTGCAGAGAATGTAAGAACGGAACGTCCACAGGATGCTGGGACTGTGCCTGAAGATACATGGGATGGTCCAGGCGCTAAGCTCAATAGCTCACGACGAGCCCACCGACAAGTCGCGAGACCTCAGAGAAGGGTAAGTGAATCAAGAAACGGATCTGGTCAAGGAACAAGTGCCGCAAAGAGGGACAAATTTGGGCCTTTGCTTGGGTGGAAAGGTCGACCAAATGGACGTGGTGGACGTAAGCGAGGTCGACGAACAGTTAGAAGTaggcaaaacccaaccaaaaagaGAACAGATATTGCCAGTAAAAGAGCGAGTGCCGGGGCGGACATTTATGATAAAACACCTAGCTCGTATCAGCATGAATGGGACGAGGAAGGGACAACGCAAATCCAAGCTGAAGTAGCTGGAAATGAGAGCAGTTCAGAAAGGTCAGGATTCGATGATGATAATGACCTAATGGTGGAGGACTATTCAGGTTGTTTCGGCACGAAATCTGAGAACTTAGCGAAGGGTATTGATTATGGTATGGGTGTGGAAAATGGAAATGATGAGcttgatgatgatgaagaggaTGATGAGGAGGAGGCTGATGAGAGACCGGGAGAGCAGGTTGTGGAAGAATATTTTGATAGTGATTCTGAAGAGGATGCAAACATATCTGTTAGCGGAGAGAAGATGGGAAATCTGAATAAAGGCTCAGAATTTTCTTCTTCTGACTATAGTGATTAG
- the LOC113771783 gene encoding protein DMP7-like encodes MSAQNITANQAFATLEEQLQAPLLGDQPGLKPQKPPGQKAIRKTFKGTAHLANLLPTDSIRDERGKVRYGMATFRGLWIIDGSITVSPEDAPKYRIKFIDFFHAFMSVLVFGAVAMFDQNVINCFYPSRSEEAQEFLTALPVFVGIVCSIIFVVFPTKRHGIGFPLSRA; translated from the exons atgagTGCACAAAATATTACAGCCAACCAAGCATTTGCCACGCTAGAAGAACAATTGCAAGCACCCCTCCTTGGAGATCAACCTGGTTTAAAACCTCAAAAACCACCTGGACAAAAGGCAATCAGGAAAACCTTCAAGGGAACAGCCCATTTGGCCAATCTTCTCCCCACAG ATAGCATCAGGGATGAGCGAGGGAAAGTTCGGTATGGCATGGCGACATTTCGTGGATTGTGGATTATTGATGGTTCAATCACGGTTTCTCCCGAGGATGCTCCAAAATACAGGATAAAGTTCATTGATTTTTTTCATGCATTCATGTCAGTACTGGTTTTTGGTGCTGTGGCAATGTTTGATCAAAATGTGATTAACTGTTTCTATCCATCAAGATCAGAAGAAGCTCAGGAGTTTCTGACTGCACTGCCTGTTTTCGTTGGTATTGTTTGTAGTATAATATTCGTTGTATTCCCAACCAAGAGACATGGAATTGGCTTTCCCCTCTCTCGCGCTTGA
- the LOC113770552 gene encoding homeobox-DDT domain protein RLT2 isoform X2 encodes MFFGKDLILMEKVEVDGGGSGGSAVAAAADAGAEGGGYDVVKKNSTPEGEPRVKRKMKTPSQLEVLEKAYSVDTYPSEAMRAELAMKLGLTDRQLQMWFCHRRLKDRKPPGEKRVKKEASPGMVGALSNGVGKELVGGYGGGMKNDQSLGLVRTALGPTEILQQHRVVHRSGTALARIGTEMPAVKRYYEPPQALSELRAIAFVEAQLGERLREDGPVLGMEFDPLPPGAFGSPIGLQKPGVGLYEAQVYETPDAKVIQGAKRTIHEYQFLPEQPSIRDDIRERALPFQYYGSSTDAQSSRTTLSAGRSFMHGTEQLTPGYSFQGEVDIFPQRNSVLNIDIDRPGAHLTRGLETPLIPTEKRVIHDEERLERKRKSEEARIARDVEAHEKRIRKELEKQDLLRRKRDEQLRKEMERQDKERRKEEERLLREKQREEERYQREQRREMERREKFLQKESIRAEKMRLKLEMRREKEAARLKAATERATARRIAKESVELIDDERLELLELAASSQGLPSTLALDNEALQNLESHRDSLTEFPPKTVCLKRPFGMQPWVESEESVGSILMIWRFLITFADVLGLWPFTLDEIVQAFHDYDSRLLGEIHIALLRIIIRDIEDIARTPATAVGANQNAAIPGGGHPQIVEGAYSWGFDILSWHQHLNPLTWPEILRQFALAAGFGPKLKRRNVEQSHPHDENEGKDGIDIIAGLRNGAAAENAVAKMRQRGISNLGRSRHRLTPGTVKYAAFHVLSLEGSKGLTILEAVDKIQNSGLRDLTTSKTPEASVAAALSRDTKLFERTAPSTYCVRAPYRKDPADAEAILATARERIFAYKNEFLDAEEPDEAEKEDAERDEDSESDMADDPDINDLDTERNLNKESLHSFEPSTSGVKHHSGNIKEKSHVQFTESSGSSIANTNGSFDIVQPEGMEGASGSQSAATVGIHIEAANNEDNVIDESSTVELWVQGLTEGDYSDLSVEERLDALVALIGVANEGNSIRVVLEERLEAANALKKQMWAEAQLDKRRVKEEYALKVQSSSFAGSRSEQNSSITSSDGRQNTFLNIDGRNESLSTNPKNHQMDLGDSSRIPNSSASTTAERNMMLQEFSGPDVLLQQSAYAAEKSRLEMKAYIGQKAEEIYVYKSVPLGQDRRRNRYWQFIASPSQNDPGSGRIFVELHDGRWRLIDSAEGFDGLLASLDVRGTRESHLHSMLQRIEVSFKETAKKNLCSRSTSQDADDVKEEVSEESPNSMVSDMMEPLASIRIKCESYGLDKNVTLERYRDFEKWMWDECFSIMKLRALKYGKTLRTRLLSICSHCHDLYFFENQHCPFCHKNCSILVGTFNFGEHVSYCKEKQEEVQNRTLVKLEPSSPLRIRLLKAQLASLEASLLPEAVKAFWSEDYRRSWGMKLEIASSAEDLLQILSLLENAVKRDFLVPDYETANELLGFENLKGGMVDNTPTLEMTAVLPWIPQTTSAVALRLMDLDTSICYTLQQKDDSEKVKGARHIIRIPTRNTGATNAAENVRTERPQDAGTVPEDTWDGPGAKLNSSRRAHRQVARPQRRVSESRNGSGQGTSAAKRDKFGPLLGWKGRPNGRGGRKRGRRTVRSRQNPTKKRTDIASKRASAGADIYDKTPSSYQHEWDEEGTTQIQAEVAGNESSSERSGFDDDNDLMVEDYSGCFGTKSENLAKGIDYGMGVENGNDELDDDEEDDEEEADERPGEQVVEEYFDSDSEEDANISVSGEKMGNLNKGSEFSSSDYSD; translated from the exons atgttttttgggaaagatttgattttgatggaaAAAGTGGAGGTTGATGGTGGTGGAAGTGGTGGTTCTGCTGTTGCTGCTGCGGCGGATGCTGGAGCAGAAGGTGGTGGTTATGATGTGGTGAAGAAGAACAGTACTCCAGAAGGGGAGCCTAGAGTTAAGAGGAAAATGAAGACTCCTTCTCAGTTGGAGGTTCTAGAAAAAGCTTATTCTG TGGACACGTATCCATCTGAGGCAATGAGAGCAGAGTTGGCAATGAAGTTGGGGCTCACTGATAGGCAGTTACAAATGTGGTTCTGCCACAGGAGGTTGAAGGACCGGAAACCACCAGGAGAGAAGCGGGTGAAGAAGGAGGCGTCTCCCGGAATGGTTGGAGCGTTGTCTAATGGAGTAGGGAAGGAGCTGGTGGGGGGGTATGGTGGGGGCATGAAGAATGACCAGAGTCTTGGTTTGGTTCGAACTGCATTGGGGCCTACGGAGATTTTACAGCAGCATAGAGTTGTTCATCGCAGTGGAACAGCTCTAGCAAGGATTGGAACTGAAATGCCTGCTGTAAAGAGGTATTATGAGCCTCCCCAGGCATTGTCTGAGTTGCGAGCGATTGCCTTTGTGGAAGCACAATTAGGGGAGCGATTAAGGGAGGATGGGCCTGTCCTTGGAATGGAGTTTGATCCGCTGCCACCTGGTGCATTTGGTTCTCCAATTG GCCTGCAGAAACCAGGTGTGGGGCTTTACGAGGCACAAGTATATGAGACTCCAGATGCTAAAGTAATCCAG GGTGCCAAGAGGACTATACATGAATACCAATTTCTTCCCGAGCAGCCATCTATTCGAGATGATATACGTGAAAGAGCTCTGCCATTTCAATATTATGGTTCCTCCACTGATGCTCAAAGTTCCAGGACAACATTATCTGCTGGGAGGTCTTTTATGCATGGCACTGAGCAGCTGACACCAGGATATAGTTTTCAAG GAGAGGTGGATATTTTCCCCCAAAGGAACAGTGTGTTGAACATCGATATTGATAGACCTGGTGCTCATTTGACAAGAGGGCTCGAAACCCCATTGATACCAACTGAAAAACGGGTCATTCATGATGAGGAGCGGTTGGAGAGGAAACGCAAG AGTGAAGAGGCAAGAATTGCGAGAGATGTTGAAGCTCATGAGAAGAGAATTAGGAAAGAACTTGAGAAGCAAGATTTATTAAGGCGAAAG AGAGATGAACAATTGAGGAAAGAGATGGAGAGGCAAGACAAGGAAAggaggaaggaagaagaaaggctATTGCGTGAAAAGCAGCGTGAGGAAGAAAGATACCAGAGGGAGCAAAGACGTGAAATGGAAAGGAGGGAGAAATTTCTACAGAAAGAATCTATAAGA GCAGAGAAAATGAGGCTTAAACTAGAAATGCGAAGAGAGAAAGAGGCTGCAAGACTGAAAGCTGCTACTGAAAGGGCTACTGCTCGCCGGATTGCTAAGGAGTCGGTGGAACTAATTGATGATGAACGTTTGGAACTTCTGGAGTTAGCCGCCTCTAGTCAGGGTTTGCCATCAACGTTGGCTCTTGACAATGAAGCTCTACAGAATCTTGAGTCACATAGAG ATAGCCTCACCGAATTCCCTCCCAAGACTGTTTGCTTGAAAAGGCCATTTGGAATGCAGCCATGGGTCGAGTCTGAGGAGAGTGTGGGCAGCATTCTAATG ATTTGGAGATTCTTAATTACTTTTGCTGATGTGCTTGGTCTCTGGCCTTTCACTTTGGACGAAATTGTTCAAGCATTCCATGATTAT GATTCAAGGTTACTGGGAGAGATACATATAGCTCTTCTGAGAATTATAATAAGAGATATTGAAGATATTGCCAGAACTCCTGCTACTGCAGTTGGAGCCAATCAAAATGCTGCTATCCCTGGAGGTGGCCATCCACAGATTGTTGAAGGG GCTTATTCTTGGGGTTTTGATATACTAAGTTGGCATCAGCACTTGAATCCATTGACATGGCCTGAAATTCTGCGGCAATTTGCTTTAGCTGCAGGTTTTGGTCCGAAATTGAAAAGGAGAAATGTTGAACAATCACATCCCCATGATGAAAATGAG GGTAAGGATGGTATAGATATCATTGCTGGCTTACGAAATGGAGCTGCCGCTGAAAATGCTGTTGCCAAAATGCGACAAAGGGGCATATCAAATCTCGGGAGATCTAGGCATCGATTGACTCCTGGAACGGTTAAATATGCAGCATTTCATGTTCTTTCACTTGAGGGAAGCAAGGGCCTTACTATACTGGAAGCCGTAGACAAGATTCAG AATTCCGGTCTTCGGGACCTAACAACAAGCAAGACTCCAGAAGCATCAGTTGCTGCTGCATTATCAAGGGACACAAAGCTTTTTGAGAGAACTGCTCCTTCAACTTATTGTGTACGTGCCCCTTACAGAAAGGACCCTGCTGATGCTGAGGCTATACTTGCTACAGCTCGGGAAAGAATATTTGCgtacaaaaatgaatttttggatGCAGAAGAACCAGACGAAGCTGAAAAGGAGGATGCTGAAAGAGATGAAGACTCTGAAAGTGATATGGCTGATGATCCTGATATTAATGATTTAGATACTGAAAGAAATCTAAACAAGGAATCTCTTCATTCTTTTGAACCAAGCACTTCTGGTGTCAAACATCACTCTGGTAACATAAAAGAAAAATCGCACGTTCAGTTTACAGAAAGTTCAGGAAGTAGCATTGCAAATACAAATGGAAGTTTTGATATTGTTCAACCTGAAGGCATGGAGGGAGCATCTGGTAGTCAGTCTGCTGCTACTGTTGGAATTCATATAGAGGCAGCTAACAATGAAGATAATGTGATTGATGAGAGCAGCACTGTTGAATTATGGGTTCAAGGACTAACAGAGGGTGATTATTCCGATCTAAGTGTTGAAGAGCGCCTTGATGCCCTTGTTGCTTTAATTGGTGTTGCAAATGAAGGAAATTCTATTCGTGTTGTATTGGAG GAGCGCTTGGAAGCTGCAAATGCATTGAAGAAGCAGATGTGGGCAGAGGCACAGCTTGATAAGCGTCGTGTTAAAGAGGAGTACGCACTGAAGGTGCAGAGTTCATCATTTGCAGGGAGCAGATCTGAGCAAAACTCTTCAATTACTTCTTCAGATGGTAGGCAAAATACTTTTCTTAATATTGATGGGAGAAATGAATCGCTCTCGACAAACCCCAAAAATCACCAGATGGATTTGGGTGATTCATCTAGAATCCCAAATTCTTCTGCCAGTACTACAGCTGAAAGAAACATGATGTTGCAAGAATTTTCTGGCCCTGATGTCCTGCTTCAGCAATCTGCATATGCTGCTGAGAAATCTCGGTTGGAGATGAAAGCTTATATTGGCCAAAAGGCAGAGGAAATATATGTGTACAAGTCGGTGCCCCTAGGACAAGATCGAAGACGCAATAGATATTGGCAGTTCATTGCATCTCCTTCTCAAAATGACCCTGGCTCTGGCAGGATCTTTGTTGAGTTACATGATGGTCGATGGAGGCTCATTGATTCTGCAGAG GGTTTTGATGGTCTTCTTGCATCTTTGGATGTGCGTGGAACAAGAGAATCTCATTTGCATTCAATGCTGCAAAGAATTGAAGTTTCTTTCAAGGAAACGGCTAAGAAGAACTTGTGTTCACGCTCTACAAGCCAAGATGCTGATGATGTGAAAGAGGAAGTTTCTGAAGAGAGCCCTAATAGCATGGTATCTGATATGATGGAACCATTGGCATCTATTCGTATCAAATGTGAGAGCTATGGATTGGACAAAAATGTGACCTTGGAGAGATATCGAGATTTTGAGAAATGGATGTGGGATGAGTGCTTTAGTATCATGAAATTGCGTGCTTTGAAGTATGGGAAGACACTAAGGACTCGGCTGCTGAGCATTTGTAGCCACTGCCATGATCTGTACTTTTTTGAGAACCAGCACTGTCCCTTTTGCCATAAGAACTGCAGCATTTTAGTCGGAACATTCAACTTCGGAGAACACGTTTCTTATTGCAAAGAGAAGCAAGAGGAAGTGCAGAACAGGACATTGGTGAAATTGGAGCCTTCATCTCCCTTGAGGATTAGATTGTTAAAAGCACAATTAGCTTCTCTGGAG GCCTCTCTTCTACCGGAAGCTGTCAAAGCATTTTGGTCAGAAGACTATCGAAGATCCTGGGGTATGAAGCTGGAAATTGCATCATCTGCTGAAGACCTTCTTcag ATCCTGTCTTTATTGGAGAATGCCGTAAAGAGAGATTTCCTGGTGCCAGATTATGAGACCGCCAATGAATTGTTGGGTTTCGAAAATCTAAAAGGAGGCATGGTTGATAACACCCCCACCCTTGAGATGACTGCAGTACTTCCTTGGATACCTCAAACAACGTCTGCCGTGGCTCTTAGGCTTATGGATCTTGATACATCAATTTGCTACACCCTGCAGCAGAAGGATGATTCCGAAAAGGTTAAGGGAGCCAGACATATCATT AGAATTCCAACAAGAAATACTGGTGCAACCAATGCTGCAGAGAATGTAAGAACGGAACGTCCACAGGATGCTGGGACTGTGCCTGAAGATACATGGGATGGTCCAGGCGCTAAGCTCAATAGCTCACGACGAGCCCACCGACAAGTCGCGAGACCTCAGAGAAGGGTAAGTGAATCAAGAAACGGATCTGGTCAAGGAACAAGTGCCGCAAAGAGGGACAAATTTGGGCCTTTGCTTGGGTGGAAAGGTCGACCAAATGGACGTGGTGGACGTAAGCGAGGTCGACGAACAGTTAGAAGTaggcaaaacccaaccaaaaagaGAACAGATATTGCCAGTAAAAGAGCGAGTGCCGGGGCGGACATTTATGATAAAACACCTAGCTCGTATCAGCATGAATGGGACGAGGAAGGGACAACGCAAATCCAAGCTGAAGTAGCTGGAAATGAGAGCAGTTCAGAAAGGTCAGGATTCGATGATGATAATGACCTAATGGTGGAGGACTATTCAGGTTGTTTCGGCACGAAATCTGAGAACTTAGCGAAGGGTATTGATTATGGTATGGGTGTGGAAAATGGAAATGATGAGcttgatgatgatgaagaggaTGATGAGGAGGAGGCTGATGAGAGACCGGGAGAGCAGGTTGTGGAAGAATATTTTGATAGTGATTCTGAAGAGGATGCAAACATATCTGTTAGCGGAGAGAAGATGGGAAATCTGAATAAAGGCTCAGAATTTTCTTCTTCTGACTATAGTGATTAG